The proteins below come from a single Nocardioides eburneiflavus genomic window:
- the ptsP gene encoding phosphoenolpyruvate--protein phosphotransferase: MTTPASSSANSLSGTPVVPGVAAGPVLHVRGEVSPDAIARFGDGDFADPDAALAAYDEAAAAVADTFTAKAADAQGAAAEVLTASAGLARDKGLRSAVSKNLQAGQGPVAAVQGAVEQFVTIFTNMGGLMAERVTDLRDIERRVVAHLVGEPPPGVPTPSEPSILVAEDLAPSDTSGLDPALVTALVTERGGATSHTAIIARQLGIPCVVGAAGVMEIPAGTFVVVDGETGVVEQGADPDQAYARVEESRRLREELASWSGPASTSDGLPVKLLANVADGPSAASAGSEPVQGVGLFRTELCFLNRKDEPSVEEQADIYSEVLSPYSDGRYVVVRTLDAGSDKPIAFATQEGEENPALGVRGLRLSFGNPGLMDRQLDGIAAAAERTGTETWVMAPMVATVSEAAEFAEKVRARGLKAGVMVEIPSAALLAHRMLEVVDFLSIGTNDLTQYAMAADRMATDLAHLTDPWQPAVLQLIAITAHAGVEAGKPVGVCGEAAADPLLATALIGMGISSLSMAARAVRPVGAQLGKVSFETCEAAAEAALGAPDPMAARAAVRELLGH, from the coding sequence ATGACCACACCCGCGAGCTCCTCCGCGAACTCCCTGAGCGGGACCCCGGTCGTGCCGGGCGTCGCCGCCGGGCCCGTCCTCCACGTGCGGGGGGAGGTGTCACCCGACGCGATCGCCCGCTTCGGTGACGGCGACTTCGCCGACCCGGACGCCGCACTCGCGGCGTACGACGAGGCGGCCGCCGCCGTGGCGGACACCTTCACCGCCAAGGCCGCCGACGCGCAGGGCGCCGCGGCCGAGGTGCTGACGGCGAGCGCCGGCCTCGCGCGCGACAAGGGGCTGCGCTCCGCCGTGTCCAAGAACCTCCAGGCGGGGCAGGGCCCGGTCGCTGCCGTGCAGGGCGCCGTGGAGCAGTTCGTCACGATCTTCACCAACATGGGCGGGCTGATGGCCGAGCGGGTGACCGACCTGCGCGACATCGAGCGGCGCGTCGTCGCCCACCTGGTCGGTGAACCCCCTCCGGGCGTGCCGACCCCGAGCGAGCCGTCGATCCTGGTCGCGGAGGACCTCGCCCCGAGCGACACCTCGGGGCTCGACCCCGCGCTGGTCACCGCCCTGGTCACCGAGCGCGGGGGCGCCACCAGCCACACCGCGATCATCGCCCGCCAGCTCGGCATCCCGTGCGTGGTCGGCGCGGCCGGTGTCATGGAGATCCCCGCCGGCACCTTCGTCGTCGTCGACGGCGAGACCGGCGTCGTCGAACAGGGCGCCGACCCCGACCAGGCGTACGCCCGCGTCGAGGAGAGCCGTCGCCTGCGCGAGGAGCTGGCCAGCTGGAGCGGCCCGGCGTCGACCTCCGACGGCCTGCCGGTCAAGCTGCTCGCCAACGTCGCCGACGGCCCGTCCGCGGCGTCCGCCGGCAGTGAGCCGGTGCAGGGGGTCGGGCTGTTCCGCACCGAGCTGTGCTTCCTCAACCGCAAGGACGAGCCCAGCGTGGAGGAGCAGGCCGACATCTACTCCGAGGTCCTGTCGCCCTACTCCGACGGCCGCTACGTCGTGGTGCGCACGCTCGACGCCGGCTCCGACAAGCCGATCGCGTTCGCGACCCAGGAGGGCGAGGAGAACCCCGCCCTCGGCGTACGCGGCCTGCGGCTGAGCTTCGGCAACCCCGGCCTGATGGACCGCCAGCTCGACGGCATCGCCGCGGCGGCCGAGCGCACCGGCACCGAGACCTGGGTGATGGCGCCGATGGTCGCGACCGTCTCCGAGGCCGCCGAGTTCGCCGAGAAGGTGCGCGCCCGCGGACTCAAGGCCGGCGTCATGGTCGAGATCCCGAGTGCGGCCCTGCTCGCCCACCGGATGCTCGAGGTCGTCGACTTCCTCTCCATCGGCACCAACGACCTCACCCAGTACGCGATGGCCGCCGACCGCATGGCGACCGACCTCGCCCACCTCACCGACCCGTGGCAGCCGGCCGTGCTCCAGCTGATCGCCATCACGGCGCACGCGGGGGTCGAGGCGGGCAAGCCCGTCGGTGTCTGCGGCGAGGCCGCCGCGGACCCGCTGCTGGCCACGGCGCTCATCGGCATGGGCATCTCGTCGCTCTCGATGGCGGCCCGCGCCGTACGCCCCGTCGGTGCACAGCTGGGCAAGGTCAGCTTCGAGACGTGCGAGGCAGCGGCCGAGGCCGCCCTCGGCGCCCCCGACCCGATGGCGGCGCGAGCGGCCGTACGGGAGCTGCTCGGCCACTGA
- a CDS encoding DUF6458 family protein: protein MGFGGPIGLIVVGLILSLAFTEQQIGPLQVNTLGWILVLAGAMWLVLTVVQQSTKRRHTTTATTTDAHGRQATTQRTDESDPPPPPAV from the coding sequence ATGGGTTTCGGAGGGCCGATCGGCCTCATCGTCGTCGGACTGATCCTGTCGCTCGCGTTCACCGAGCAGCAGATCGGGCCGCTCCAGGTCAACACCCTCGGCTGGATCCTGGTCCTCGCCGGTGCGATGTGGCTGGTGCTCACCGTCGTCCAGCAGAGCACCAAGCGTCGCCACACCACGACGGCCACCACGACCGACGCGCACGGCCGCCAGGCCACCACGCAGCGCACGGACGAGTCCGACCCGCCGCCCCCGCCGGCCGTCTGA
- a CDS encoding PTS mannitol transporter subunit IICB, which translates to MATTTSTPAAGSGARVRVQKFGTFLSNMVMPNIGAFIAWGFITALFIEVGWLPELGIGDSPDSWVAEIGGWDEDGGGIVGPMITYLLPLLIGYTGGYNIYDKRGGVVGAIATMGVIAGTSIPMFMGAMIMGPLGGWSMKKIDAIWDGKIRPGFEMLVNNFAAGIWGMILAIFAFFVMSPIVTWIADRLGEGVDFLVSNNLLPFTSLIIEPAKVLFLNNALNHGVLTPLGSQEVLEDGKSVLFLLEANPAAGIGLLLAYMFFGKGLAKASAPGAAIIHFFGGIHEIYFPYVLMKPKLIVAMIAGGMTQIFVNVIFSTGLVAPAAPGSIFAVYAQTARGEYLGVTLSVILGAAATFIVAAVLLKTDKAEEADDQLVHATADMEAMKGKKSVASSALVGGTATATDTREIRTIVFACDAGMGSSAMGASVLRKKIHDSGHTEVTVVNKAISNLSDDVDLVVTHQDLTDRARLKTPSAVHVSVDNFMGSPRYDEIVAMVQENNRT; encoded by the coding sequence ATGGCGACCACGACAAGCACTCCCGCGGCAGGCTCCGGGGCCCGGGTCCGCGTTCAGAAGTTCGGCACATTCCTCTCCAACATGGTGATGCCCAACATCGGGGCATTCATCGCCTGGGGCTTCATCACCGCCCTGTTCATCGAAGTCGGCTGGCTCCCTGAGCTCGGGATCGGCGACTCACCCGACAGCTGGGTCGCTGAGATCGGCGGCTGGGACGAGGACGGCGGCGGCATCGTCGGGCCGATGATCACCTACCTCCTCCCGCTGCTCATCGGCTACACGGGCGGCTACAACATCTACGACAAGCGCGGAGGCGTCGTCGGAGCGATCGCCACGATGGGCGTCATCGCCGGCACGAGCATCCCGATGTTCATGGGTGCCATGATCATGGGCCCGCTCGGCGGCTGGAGCATGAAGAAGATCGACGCGATCTGGGACGGCAAGATCCGGCCCGGCTTCGAGATGCTCGTCAACAACTTCGCGGCAGGCATCTGGGGCATGATCCTGGCGATCTTCGCCTTCTTCGTCATGAGCCCGATCGTCACCTGGATCGCCGACCGCCTCGGCGAGGGCGTCGACTTCCTCGTGTCCAACAACCTGCTGCCCTTCACCTCGCTCATCATCGAGCCGGCGAAGGTGCTGTTCCTCAACAACGCGCTCAACCACGGCGTGCTGACCCCGCTGGGCAGCCAGGAGGTGCTCGAGGACGGAAAGTCGGTGCTGTTTCTGCTGGAGGCCAACCCGGCCGCCGGTATCGGCCTGCTCCTGGCCTACATGTTCTTCGGCAAGGGCTTGGCCAAGGCGTCGGCCCCCGGCGCGGCGATCATCCACTTCTTCGGTGGCATCCACGAGATCTACTTCCCCTACGTGCTGATGAAGCCCAAGCTCATCGTGGCGATGATCGCGGGCGGCATGACGCAGATCTTCGTCAACGTCATCTTCAGCACCGGCCTGGTCGCCCCCGCGGCCCCGGGCTCGATCTTCGCGGTCTACGCGCAGACCGCACGAGGAGAGTACCTGGGCGTCACGCTCTCGGTGATCCTCGGCGCTGCGGCGACGTTCATCGTCGCGGCCGTCCTGCTCAAGACCGACAAGGCCGAGGAGGCTGACGACCAGCTCGTCCACGCCACCGCGGACATGGAGGCCATGAAGGGAAAGAAGTCCGTCGCGTCCTCCGCCCTTGTCGGCGGCACCGCAACCGCCACGGACACCCGTGAGATCCGCACCATCGTGTTCGCCTGCGACGCCGGCATGGGGTCCTCGGCGATGGGCGCCTCGGTGCTCCGCAAGAAGATCCACGACTCCGGTCACACCGAGGTGACGGTGGTCAACAAGGCCATCTCCAACCTCAGTGACGACGTCGACCTGGTGGTCACCCACCAGGACCTCACCGACCGGGCCCGCCTGAAGACCCCGTCCGCCGTCCACGTGTCGGTCGACAACTTCATGGGCAGCCCGCGCTACGACGAGATCGTGGCCATGGTCCAGGAGAACAACCGGACCTGA
- a CDS encoding molybdopterin-dependent oxidoreductase: MAAEKRIGVCNLCEAICGLELTIEGREVVGVRGNPADPLSRGHVCPKGVAIADVYADPDRLRRPVRRVGEGADARWEQIGWDEAYDLVADNLARVINEHGDDALGVYLGNPNVHSLGSMTHGTAMFKSFRTRNRFSATSVDQLPHQLVAHLMFGHQLFLPIPDVDRTSWFLVVGGNPMASNGSLMTVPDFPQRVRDLKARGGRMVVLDPRRTETAKVADEHHFVRPGTDAWVLLAMLHVLTAETTPETTPAVAPYVDGADTVTDLVAEFTPERAEAMSGLPADVVRRLAHELLAADAGVVYSRVGVSAGPWGTVCQWAVNCLNVLSGNLDRPGGAMFTTPAIDAVGTGLIGRGHHDAWRSRVRGLPETAGELPVAALREEIETPGEGQVRALLTVAGNPVLSTPDGARLDAALRGLDFMAAVDIYVNETTRHADVILPSTTALERDHYDLVFHLLAVRDTARFTPAVFDKDPDQRHDWQIFREITLRTTARLTRKAPLKKRLVQRARLTASPTFLVGQLLRRGSSGVTLTKLRARPAGIDLGPLRGGQLPGRLPSRTKRLDLAPTLVVEDVARLAAVPAPTGDDLLLIGRRHQRDCNSWMHNSERLTKGRPRHQLLMNPGDLAARSIADGARVRITSRVGSVEVDVAASDDLMPGVVSLPHGYGHAADGVLMGRSREVPGVSVNDLTDPERLDVSGNAALNGVPVEVTAC, encoded by the coding sequence ATGGCAGCGGAGAAGCGGATCGGCGTGTGCAACCTGTGCGAGGCGATCTGCGGCCTCGAGCTGACGATCGAGGGCCGCGAGGTCGTCGGGGTGCGCGGCAACCCGGCCGACCCCCTGTCGCGCGGCCACGTCTGCCCGAAGGGCGTCGCGATCGCCGACGTGTACGCCGACCCGGACAGGCTGCGGCGCCCGGTGCGCCGCGTCGGCGAGGGGGCCGACGCCCGCTGGGAGCAGATCGGCTGGGACGAGGCGTACGACCTGGTCGCCGACAACCTCGCGCGCGTCATCAACGAGCACGGGGACGACGCGCTGGGCGTCTACCTCGGCAACCCCAACGTCCACAGCCTCGGCTCGATGACCCACGGCACGGCGATGTTCAAGTCGTTCCGGACGAGGAACCGATTCTCCGCCACCTCGGTGGATCAGCTCCCCCACCAGCTGGTGGCGCACCTCATGTTCGGCCACCAGCTGTTCCTGCCGATCCCCGACGTCGACCGCACCTCGTGGTTCCTGGTCGTCGGCGGCAACCCGATGGCCTCCAACGGCAGCCTGATGACGGTGCCCGACTTCCCCCAGCGCGTGCGCGACCTCAAGGCGCGCGGCGGCCGGATGGTTGTCCTCGACCCGCGCCGCACCGAGACCGCCAAGGTGGCCGACGAGCACCACTTCGTCCGGCCCGGGACCGATGCGTGGGTGTTGCTGGCGATGCTGCACGTCCTCACCGCCGAGACCACGCCGGAGACCACGCCGGCCGTCGCGCCGTACGTCGACGGGGCCGACACCGTGACGGACCTCGTCGCGGAGTTCACCCCCGAGCGGGCCGAGGCGATGAGCGGCCTGCCGGCCGACGTCGTACGCCGTCTCGCCCACGAGCTCCTGGCGGCCGACGCGGGCGTCGTCTACAGCCGGGTCGGCGTCTCGGCCGGGCCGTGGGGCACCGTGTGCCAGTGGGCGGTCAACTGCCTCAACGTCCTCAGCGGCAACCTCGACCGGCCGGGCGGTGCCATGTTCACCACGCCGGCGATCGACGCGGTGGGCACCGGGCTGATCGGGCGCGGCCACCACGACGCGTGGCGCTCGCGGGTCCGCGGCCTGCCCGAGACCGCCGGCGAGCTGCCGGTCGCGGCGCTGCGCGAGGAGATCGAGACGCCCGGCGAGGGCCAGGTCCGCGCCTTGCTCACGGTCGCCGGCAACCCCGTGCTCTCGACGCCCGACGGCGCCAGGCTCGACGCCGCGCTGCGCGGCCTCGACTTCATGGCCGCCGTCGACATCTACGTCAACGAGACGACACGCCACGCCGACGTGATCCTGCCGTCGACCACCGCGCTGGAGCGCGACCACTACGACCTGGTCTTCCACCTGCTCGCCGTGCGGGACACGGCGCGGTTCACCCCGGCGGTGTTCGACAAGGACCCCGACCAGCGTCACGACTGGCAGATCTTCCGCGAGATCACGCTGCGCACGACCGCCCGGCTGACCCGCAAGGCGCCGCTGAAGAAGCGTCTCGTGCAGCGCGCGCGACTGACCGCGAGCCCCACCTTCCTCGTCGGGCAGCTGCTGCGCCGTGGGTCGAGCGGGGTCACCCTCACGAAGCTGCGGGCCCGCCCCGCCGGCATCGACCTCGGCCCGCTGCGCGGCGGCCAGCTCCCCGGACGGCTGCCGTCGAGGACCAAGCGCCTCGACCTGGCGCCGACGCTGGTGGTCGAGGACGTCGCCCGGCTCGCCGCCGTCCCCGCGCCGACGGGCGACGACCTCCTGCTGATCGGCCGTCGGCACCAGCGCGACTGCAACTCCTGGATGCACAACTCCGAGCGGCTCACCAAGGGACGTCCGCGGCACCAGCTGCTGATGAACCCCGGCGACCTCGCCGCACGCAGCATCGCCGACGGGGCACGCGTACGGATCACCTCCCGTGTCGGCTCGGTCGAGGTCGACGTCGCCGCGTCCGACGACCTGATGCCGGGCGTGGTGTCACTCCCCCACGGCTACGGACACGCCGCTGACGGTGTCCTGATGGGCCGCAGCCGCGAGGTGCCGGGGGTCTCGGTCAACGACCTCACCGACCCCGAGCGGCTCGACGTGTCCGGCAACGCCGCGCTCAACGGCGTGCCGGTCGAGGTCACCGCCTGCTGA
- the rpsO gene encoding 30S ribosomal protein S15, translating to MSIGTDAETKKKIIAEYALTEGDTGSPEVQIALLSHRISHLTEHLKTHKHDHHSRRGLLLLVGQRRRLLNYLQKTEIERYRSIIERLGLRR from the coding sequence ATGTCGATTGGTACCGACGCGGAGACCAAGAAGAAGATCATCGCCGAGTACGCCCTGACCGAGGGCGACACCGGTTCCCCCGAGGTCCAGATCGCGCTGCTCAGCCACCGCATCTCGCACCTCACCGAGCACCTCAAGACGCACAAGCACGACCACCACAGCCGTCGTGGCCTGCTGCTCCTCGTGGGCCAGCGCCGTCGTCTGCTCAACTACCTGCAGAAGACCGAGATCGAGCGCTACCGCTCCATCATCGAGCGCCTCGGCCTGCGACGCTGA
- a CDS encoding alcohol dehydrogenase catalytic domain-containing protein gives MTSAYDRYRAADLDVPDEAWAWLLHGAGEDNMGKDSAPELVPIPEPDADHMLVRIDSVGLCFSDVKIMRQGGSHPKLYDRDLSQDPTRLGHEVSLTVIEVGDNLKDRYHAGQRLAVQPDIYQDGTSTAYGYTIPGGLIQYHLMGSEMLETDDGACLLPLPDTMGYAEGSTLEPWGCVMAAYTQRRRLEPKSGGTMWIVGRPGDEREYAFSSGLDAPATIVLTDVPASVVALVEQTSATTVVRDGLDTGDYQALVDELTDGAGFDDIVMLDPRAAATVGAVATHIARRGTLNLVGETALDGLVDTDVGRLHYDYTAYIGGRGPDIAASYGEARNRCDLRPGGTTVFVGAGGPMGLMHVQRAIQQPDGPRTIVATEVSDERLQSLDDRLAHLAESNDCELLTFNSQTSEQSLHDFVMGITEGRGADDVVVSVPIAAVMAEADTLMRSDGMLVFFAGVPNGTLAPLNLGAVYLDNAQYTGTSGLTIHDQQQVVDLAERGELSPGSIVGAVGGMRAAKDGLQALVDGTYSGKVLIFPQIHDLPLMGLDELKETLPDVAEKLGPGDTWNDEAEKALFDSQLSG, from the coding sequence ATGACATCAGCGTACGACCGTTACCGCGCGGCTGACCTCGACGTGCCGGACGAGGCCTGGGCCTGGCTCCTGCACGGGGCGGGCGAGGACAACATGGGCAAGGACAGCGCGCCCGAGCTGGTCCCGATCCCCGAGCCCGACGCCGACCACATGCTGGTGCGCATCGACAGCGTGGGCCTCTGCTTCTCGGACGTGAAGATCATGCGCCAGGGCGGCAGCCACCCGAAGCTCTACGACCGCGACCTCTCGCAGGACCCCACCCGGCTCGGGCACGAGGTGAGCCTCACCGTCATCGAGGTCGGCGACAACCTCAAGGACCGCTATCACGCCGGCCAGCGGCTGGCCGTGCAGCCCGACATCTACCAGGACGGCACGAGCACGGCCTACGGCTACACCATCCCCGGCGGGCTGATCCAGTACCACCTCATGGGCTCGGAGATGCTCGAGACCGACGACGGTGCCTGCCTGCTGCCGCTCCCCGACACGATGGGGTACGCCGAGGGCTCCACGCTGGAGCCGTGGGGGTGCGTGATGGCGGCCTACACCCAGCGTCGCCGGCTCGAGCCGAAGTCTGGCGGGACCATGTGGATCGTCGGCCGGCCCGGCGACGAGCGGGAGTACGCGTTCTCGTCCGGGCTGGATGCGCCCGCCACGATCGTGCTGACCGACGTGCCCGCCTCCGTGGTGGCGCTCGTCGAGCAGACCTCCGCCACCACGGTCGTGCGCGACGGCCTCGACACCGGCGACTACCAGGCGCTGGTGGACGAGCTGACCGACGGTGCCGGCTTCGACGACATCGTGATGCTGGACCCGCGTGCGGCCGCGACGGTCGGGGCCGTGGCCACGCACATCGCCCGGCGCGGCACCCTCAACCTGGTGGGCGAGACCGCCCTCGACGGCCTGGTGGACACCGACGTGGGCCGGTTGCACTACGACTACACCGCCTACATCGGCGGGCGCGGTCCGGACATCGCCGCCTCCTACGGAGAGGCGCGCAACCGCTGTGACCTGCGTCCGGGGGGCACCACCGTCTTCGTGGGCGCCGGCGGCCCCATGGGGCTGATGCACGTGCAGCGGGCCATCCAGCAGCCCGACGGCCCCCGCACGATCGTCGCCACCGAGGTGAGCGACGAACGACTGCAGAGCCTCGACGACCGTCTGGCCCACCTGGCGGAGAGCAACGACTGCGAGCTGCTCACCTTCAACTCCCAGACCTCGGAGCAGTCCCTCCACGACTTCGTCATGGGCATCACCGAGGGCCGGGGGGCCGACGACGTGGTGGTCAGCGTCCCGATCGCCGCCGTGATGGCCGAGGCCGACACCCTGATGAGGTCAGACGGCATGCTGGTCTTCTTCGCCGGTGTCCCCAACGGCACGCTGGCGCCACTGAACCTGGGCGCGGTCTACCTGGACAACGCCCAGTACACCGGGACGTCTGGATTGACGATCCACGACCAGCAGCAGGTCGTGGACCTGGCCGAGCGGGGTGAGCTCTCCCCGGGATCCATCGTGGGTGCGGTCGGCGGCATGCGGGCAGCCAAGGACGGCCTCCAGGCCCTGGTCGACGGAACCTACTCCGGGAAGGTCCTGATCTTCCCGCAGATCCACGACCTCCCCCTGATGGGGCTCGACGAGCTGAAGGAGACGCTGCCGGACGTCGCCGAGAAGCTCGGGCCGGGCGACACGTGGAACGACGAGGCGGAGAAGGCGCTCTTCGACAGCCAGCTGAGCGGCTAG
- a CDS encoding polyribonucleotide nucleotidyltransferase codes for MSEPIISAVETVLDNGKFGKRTVKFETGLLARQAAGSVTAYLDDETMLLSATTAGKTPKDHFDFFPLTIDVEERMYAVGQIPGSFFRSEGRPGEDAILTCRLIDRPLRPTFKKGLRNEVQVVITVMALDPNMPYDVLAINAASLSTQLSGLPFSGPVGGVRVALIEGQWVAFPTHEQLESAVFDMVVAGRVTESGDVAIMMVEAEAPEDTFALVQNGAQAPTEDVVAGGLDAAKPFIKQLVEAQAQLAAEAAKPVQDFPVFLDYEDDVYAAVEAAAKDDTAAAMTIGDKQERELKVDEIKGALLEKLAGQFEGREKEIGAAFRSLTKSLVRQRVLRDKVRIDGRGLADIRPLHAETNVIPRVHGSALFERGETQILGVTTLDMLKMEQQLDTLSPEKHRRYMHKYVFPPFSTGETGRVGSPKRREVGHGALARRALLPVLPSREEFPYAIRQLSEAMGSNGSTSMGSVCASTLSLLQAGVPLKASVAGIAMGLISDEVDGETRYVALTDILGAEDAFGDMDFKVAGTREFVTALQLDTKLDGIPAEVLAAALTQARDARLAILDVMAEAIDAPEEMSVHAPRIITIRVPVDKIGEVIGPKGKVINQIQDDTGATLSIEDDGTVYIGATNGEAAEAAKAAVNAIANPTMPEVGERYLGTVVKTTNFGAFVSLMPGKDGLLHISKLRALAGGKRVEAVEDVLSVGQKVQVSIAEIDDRGKLSLVPVVEESDAEAAEESAEAGDE; via the coding sequence ATGAGTGAACCCATCATCTCCGCTGTCGAGACCGTCCTCGACAACGGCAAGTTCGGCAAGCGCACCGTCAAGTTCGAGACCGGCCTCCTGGCCCGTCAGGCCGCCGGCTCCGTCACCGCCTACCTCGACGACGAGACCATGCTGCTCTCGGCGACGACCGCGGGCAAGACGCCCAAGGACCACTTCGACTTCTTCCCCCTCACGATCGACGTCGAGGAGCGGATGTACGCCGTGGGCCAGATTCCCGGCTCGTTCTTCCGGTCCGAGGGTCGCCCGGGCGAGGACGCGATCCTCACCTGCCGCCTGATCGACCGCCCGCTGCGCCCGACCTTCAAGAAGGGCCTGCGCAACGAGGTCCAGGTCGTCATCACCGTGATGGCCCTCGACCCCAACATGCCCTACGACGTGCTGGCCATCAACGCCGCGTCGCTGTCCACGCAGCTCTCCGGGCTGCCGTTCTCCGGCCCCGTCGGTGGCGTGCGCGTCGCGCTGATCGAGGGGCAGTGGGTGGCCTTCCCGACCCACGAGCAGCTCGAGTCGGCCGTCTTCGACATGGTCGTCGCCGGCCGCGTCACCGAGTCCGGTGACGTCGCCATCATGATGGTCGAGGCCGAGGCGCCGGAGGACACCTTCGCCCTCGTGCAGAACGGTGCGCAGGCGCCCACCGAGGACGTCGTGGCCGGTGGCCTCGACGCCGCGAAGCCCTTCATCAAGCAGCTCGTCGAGGCCCAGGCCCAGCTGGCCGCCGAGGCCGCCAAGCCGGTCCAGGACTTCCCGGTCTTCCTCGACTACGAGGACGACGTCTACGCCGCCGTCGAGGCCGCGGCCAAGGACGACACCGCCGCCGCGATGACCATCGGCGACAAGCAGGAGCGCGAGCTCAAGGTCGACGAGATCAAGGGCGCGCTGCTCGAGAAGCTCGCCGGCCAGTTCGAGGGTCGCGAGAAGGAGATCGGCGCGGCGTTCCGCTCGCTCACCAAGAGCCTGGTCCGCCAGCGCGTGCTGCGCGACAAGGTCCGCATCGACGGCCGCGGCCTCGCCGACATCCGTCCGCTGCACGCCGAGACCAACGTGATCCCGCGCGTGCACGGCTCGGCGCTGTTCGAGCGCGGCGAGACCCAGATCCTGGGTGTCACCACTCTCGACATGCTCAAGATGGAGCAGCAGCTCGACACGCTGTCGCCGGAGAAGCACCGCCGCTACATGCACAAGTACGTGTTCCCGCCGTTCTCCACCGGCGAGACCGGCCGCGTGGGCTCGCCCAAGCGTCGTGAGGTCGGCCACGGCGCCCTGGCGCGCCGTGCCCTCCTGCCGGTGCTGCCCTCGCGCGAGGAGTTCCCCTACGCGATCCGCCAGCTCTCCGAGGCCATGGGCTCCAACGGCTCCACCTCGATGGGCTCGGTCTGCGCCTCGACGCTGTCGCTGCTCCAGGCCGGTGTGCCGCTCAAGGCCTCCGTCGCCGGCATCGCGATGGGCCTCATCTCCGACGAGGTCGACGGCGAGACCCGCTACGTCGCGCTGACCGACATCCTCGGCGCCGAGGACGCGTTCGGCGACATGGACTTCAAGGTCGCCGGCACCCGCGAGTTCGTCACCGCGCTCCAGCTCGACACCAAGCTCGACGGCATCCCCGCCGAGGTCCTGGCCGCCGCGCTGACCCAGGCCCGCGACGCGCGCCTGGCGATCCTCGACGTGATGGCCGAGGCGATCGACGCCCCGGAGGAGATGTCGGTCCACGCGCCGCGCATCATCACCATCCGCGTCCCCGTCGACAAGATCGGCGAGGTGATCGGTCCCAAGGGCAAGGTCATCAACCAGATCCAGGACGACACGGGCGCGACGCTGTCCATCGAGGACGACGGCACGGTCTACATCGGTGCGACCAACGGCGAGGCCGCGGAGGCCGCCAAGGCCGCGGTCAACGCGATCGCCAACCCGACGATGCCCGAGGTCGGCGAGCGCTACCTCGGCACGGTCGTGAAGACGACCAACTTCGGTGCCTTCGTCTCGCTGATGCCGGGCAAGGACGGGCTGCTGCACATCAGCAAGCTCCGCGCCCTCGCCGGCGGCAAGCGCGTCGAGGCCGTCGAGGACGTGCTCTCGGTGGGCCAGAAGGTCCAGGTCTCCATCGCCGAGATCGACGACCGCGGCAAGCTGTCGCTGGTCCCGGTGGTCGAGGAGTCCGACGCCGAGGCCGCCGAGGAGTCGGCCGAGGCCGGCGACGAGTGA
- a CDS encoding PTS sugar transporter subunit IIA — protein MSDVLSREAIVLGGQAKDRDAAITEAGRLLVAAGAVDEAYVDAMHERETSVSTFMGNGLAIPHGTNEAKALIRHTAISFIRYDEPIDWKGSPAKYVVGIAGAGDDHLTVLQALAGAFTDDAQIAALDAAQTPDDVLAVLGDVSA, from the coding sequence ATGAGCGACGTACTGAGCCGGGAAGCGATCGTGCTCGGCGGACAGGCCAAGGACCGTGACGCAGCCATCACCGAGGCCGGCCGGCTGCTCGTGGCAGCCGGTGCCGTCGACGAGGCGTACGTCGACGCCATGCACGAGCGCGAGACGTCGGTCTCGACCTTCATGGGCAACGGGCTCGCCATCCCGCACGGCACCAACGAGGCGAAGGCGCTGATCCGCCACACCGCGATCTCGTTCATCCGCTACGACGAGCCCATCGACTGGAAGGGCAGCCCCGCGAAGTACGTCGTGGGCATCGCCGGTGCCGGCGACGACCACCTCACGGTGCTCCAGGCCCTCGCCGGCGCGTTCACCGACGACGCCCAGATCGCCGCCCTCGACGCGGCCCAGACGCCCGACGACGTGCTCGCCGTGCTGGGCGACGTCAGCGCCTGA